The Oceanispirochaeta sp. genome contains the following window.
ACACCTCAAGCTAGCGCTTCTTCCAGCTCTTGTAATAATACTTTCTGGCAGCTTCCAAAAGGCGGTAAAAAAGATAAATCAGACGGCTGTAGGGATAATCCCAGGCTCCTGGTCTATGACGGATTTCTCCACCAAATCCAGTTTTAAAACGATACAGTCCCGCCATGGGATGGTCCGGGTCCTCACTGGGAGGAATTCCGAACATGTCATAACTGGTGCAGCCCCGTCTGCAGGCCTCCTGCAGGGCCGCTGACTGCAGAGCATAAGCGGGCATGAGGTTTCTTTTTTCATTGGATGATGCCCCGTAGAGATAAACCGCTTCCTTCTGGTGAAAAAGAACGATAATTCCTGCCAGAAGTTCAGCTTCTGAATAAGCCAGAAACAGTTTTAAACGAGCTTGCTTGTTGTCTGAAAGAAGAGAAAAGAGGTTTTCATAGTAGGAGAGAGGATGAATTCCAATTTTATCCCTCAGGGCAGTGATCCGGTAGAGTTCGTACCACTCCTTCAGCCTGTCGGCACCGGCGATCTCCACAGTGACTCCTTTTTTGGCGGCCAGGCGAATGTTGTAGCGTGTCTTTTTATGCATCCCCGGAAGCAGGGCATCGTATCCCTCCCGGAGGTCAAGAACCACCGTGTCGGGAGGCTGAATGTCGAGAGGAGCCTTTTTTAAAATGTCCGGAAATACGGGAGCCAGGGTATCAAAGGTAGAATATTCAGGTAGATCGTAACGGATAAAGAAACAACCCAGGGGCAGGATGCCCCTCAATTCCATGGACAACTCCACCAGAAAGCTGTCTCTGTCCTCCTGTCCTGCAGAGGCGGGAGGCCCTCCGGGGACATAGGCCAGAGACAGACCGGCAGGAAGGGAACGGATGAGGATCAAGAGAACACCTTCTTTCTCCCCCCGATTCCAGCGTATGGCCTCGGCTTTCCAGCCGAAAGAGGCTTTCTGTTTTGCCCAGAAGGCGGTCTGGAGAAAACCAGCCGTTTCTGCCCTGGAGCTCAGTTCTTCCAGGGAAATTCGTTCAGCAATCAGGACGGCCAAAGATCAGCCTACTTCTCCATTGACGACTTTTTCGGTTCTCACAGGCTGTCCGGAGATGCATAAGGCCGTTTCTCCCACCATGACGGCATGGTCTTTCACAAGGATGGGACCCTCAAAAAAACGATCAACCTTGATCTTCTTGCCGGGGGCGGTCAGATCCGAGTTATCTCCTTCCAGAAGAACTCTGTCACCGGGCTGCCCGCTTGCAGAAAACAGAACTTCCATGTGTTCCTTGTTCTCGGCGGCGAGGAGCATTCCGTTGCTCTTTATCCCCCGCAGTTTGGCTGGTTTCAGGTTGAAGGCCAGAATAATATTCCTGCCTTCAAGCTCATCAATGCTGTAATGTCCCACCAGTCCGGAACAGATGGTTCTGCTCTCCGCCTCGCCCCCGTCCAAGGTGATAACATACAGTTTGTCGGCCTCGGGATGCTGGTCAACCTTGAGAATCTTTGCGACCCTCAGGTCGATGACTGCTCTGAAATTGGACTCGGGATTGTCCTCAGCTCCAGCAGCGGTTCTATCGGCCTGAGAACCTGCAAAGCGGAGAATCTGTTCTTCCACAAAGTCGTCTTCCAGCTTCTTAAACAGGATTTCAGGCTGTCCGATGGTGCCGACACCCTTCATTTCACAGAGATGTTCCCATTTCAGGTCTCTCAACCCCAGTTGGGAAGCGATGCGGTCGGATGTTCCCGGAAGATAGGGATGAACCAGAATAGCCAGGTCTCTCACCAGGTAGAGCAGGTTCATAAGGAGGCTGGCTGCCGCCTCGGGATCGTCATTTCTGGTTCTCCAGGGTTCACCTTCCTGAAAAGCCTTATTCCCCAGGCTGGAGAGATAGAGCATTTCCTTAAAGGCATCCCGCAACTCGGCTCTATCCAGCTTAGAGGTAATGACCGCCTCTCTTTCACTGATATCTTTCCAGAGGGCTTCATCTACCTTTCCCTCTGGGATTTTACCGTCGTAAAAGCGGTTTGTGAAGGTCAGAGTTCTGTTGACCAGGTTTCCCAGATTCCCGATGAGTTCGGAGTTTACCTTTTCCTGAAAATCTTTCCAGGTGAACTGGGTGTCCGATTTTTCGGGTCTGTTATAGAAAATATAAAATCTCCAGACATCCGCCGGGATACCTGTGTCCTGACAATCGTTGCCGAAGACACCGATTCCCTTGCTTTTAGAGAATTTTGTGTTTTCATAGTTAAGGTATTCACTGGAGGACATATGATGAAGCATGGTCCAGTTTTCTCCCGATCCGAGCAGTGTAGAGGGAAAGATGACAGTATGAAAGGGAATATTATCTTTACCGATAAACTGAAAGAGTTTCACATTTTCAGGATTCTGCCACCAGGATTTCCACTCGGGAGTATAACAGGCTGAAATGGAGATGTACCCGATGGGAGCGTCAAACCAGACGTAGAAAACCTTGTCTTCAAAGCCCTCTTTAGGAACGGGAATACCCCATTTCAGGTCTCTCGTGATGGCTCTCTCTTTCAGGCCGTCCCGAATCCAGCTCTTTGTCATTTGAATGGCATTTCGAGCCCAGAAACCGTCTACTGAGGCTTCTTCCATCCAGGCTTCCAGCTTGGGAAGCACAGCGGGAAGGTCAATATAGAGGTGACTGGTGTTTTTTAATTCCGGGGTGGCCCCGCAGGTTCCGCAACGCGGCTCGATCAGTTCGATGGGCTCCAGAAGTTTGCCGCAGTCTTCACACTGGTCTCCCCGGGCATTGATAGATTCACAGTGAGGACAGGTCCCATGGACATAACGGTCTGCCAGGAAACGATCGCAGCTGTTGCAAAAAAGCTGTTCAATCGTTTTTTCATTGATTAGACCAGCGTCATCAATTTTTTTAAAAAGCCCCTGAACGATTTCGGTCTGCTCGGGTGTTGAGGTTCTTCCAAAATAGTCAAACTCAATATTGAACCATTTATAGATATCTGCATGGACCTTATGGAAGCGGTCACAGAGCTCCCGGGGAGTCACGCCTTCTTCCAGGGCCTTTGTTTCGGTGGCGGTTCCGTATTCGTCGGTGCCGCAGACATAAAGGGTTTCATAGCCGTACTGGCGGCAAAACCTGGCAAAAACATCGGCTGAGAGAACCTGTATAAGATTTCCCAGGTGGGGAATATTATTTACGTAGGGTAGTGCTGAAGTCACAAGTCTTCGTTTCACGGCCAAACCTCGCTGAAATCTTGATTTATTGGATTGTTTCAATCGGATTATCATAAAAAGGGTGAAAGGAATTGTCAATGCCGCCTCTTAGGGAGAACAAACGATTATCCTTGACCTGAGAGGCCAGGTTATATACCTTTTAAGACAGAGTTAAAGGATTACATGTCCAAAGACTCGATAATTTGAAAATAAGGAGCCTATCCATGCCTGAAAGAGATGTCTCTCCTGAAAAAGGAAAGATTAATTTGCCGATGAAGCCAAAGTACATTTGGATCATATTGATTGTTGTCATCGCAGCATTCAGTATTATGAGCGGTGTTTATGTCGTAGACCAGACCGAAGAAGCGGTTGTACTGACACTGGGAAAATATAACCGGACAACCGGAGCGGGACTACAGTATAAAATCCCTCTGGGAGTGGAAAGAGCCTACAAAGTTCCCACCAAGGTAATCCAGACCATGCAGTTCGGTTTCAGAACCGACAGCGCCGGAATCAATACAGTCTATTCAAAGAATGACTATTCCAATGAATCCCTCATGCTTACCGGGGACCTGAACATTGTAGATGTTTCCTGGATCATTCAGTATAGAATTGTTGACCCCCAAGCCTGGCTGTTCAATGTGAACAACAAGGAAAAGACAATCCGGGATATCTCCCAGTCCGTCGTAAACCTGCTGGTAGGAGACCGGGCCATTCTGAATGTTATCGGATCTGAAAGAATAAGCATCGAAGACCAGAGCATCCAGATGCTCCAGGCCGTAATGGATGATTACGGAATGGGTATACAGGTAACGACCGTCAAGCTTCAGAACATAGTGCCCCCCGTGGGAGAAGTTCAGGATGCCTTTGAAGACGTGAATAAAGCCATTCAGGATATGAACAGACTCATCAATGAAGGGAAAGAAGCCTATAACAAGGAAATCCCCAAGGCAACAGGTCAGGCTCAGCAGTTGATTCAGGTGGCAGAGGGATACGCAACAGAGCGTGTGAACAAAGCAAACGGTGATACGGCTCGATTCTCGGCTGTATTGACAGAATACAACAAGAATCCTTCCATTACCCGGGACCGGCTTTACTATGAAATGATAGACGAGGTCCTCAAGAAAGGAAACCCTGTTGATATTGTAGACAAGAATCTTAAAAACTTTGTCCCCTTCAAAGCCATTGGCGGACAGACAGGAGGTGTACAGTGAACAGTTCAATAAAGATTTTACTTGTCGCAGTTGTTCTTTTCATATTGGTTGCATTTATGGGACCTTTTTATATTGTTCCCGAAGGTGAGCAGGCAATCGTTACCCGTTTTGGTAAGATTGTGAAGGCTGAAACCGATGCCGGATTGAAGTTTAGAGTTCCATTTGTGGATAATGTTTCCCGATATTCCAAGAGAATTCTCAGCTGGGATGGTGACCCCAAAAGACTTCCCACATCTGAAAACCAGTTTATCTGGGTCGATACAACCGCCCGTTGGATCATCAGTGATCCTGCCAAATTTTATGAATCTGTCACATCCATGAACCAGGCCTACGCCCGGCTTGATGATGTCATCGACTCGGCTGTGAGAACCATCATTGCCCAGAATCCTCTGGCCGAATCTGTGAGAAGCACAGACCAGATCAGAAAATCTTCTGTTAAAACCCAGGCAGCGCAGGTCATCACCGATGAAGAAGGGAACGGTCCAAACTTCTCGATTACCACTGGAACAAACTTTTCCAAAATTAAGAAGGGACGTCAAATAATTTCTGATCAAATTCAGACCAGAGCCAAAATTTTAACACCCGAGTATGGAATAAAGCTGATAGACGTTGTTATCCGTCAGATCCGTTATTCTGACGACCTGACACAGTCTGTCTATGCCAGAATGATCACAGAACGAAACCAGATTGCCCAGGCCTATCGGTCTTATGGTGAAGGTCAGAAAGCAGAATGGATGGGAAAACTCGAAAGAGAACAGAAATCAATCCTTTCAGGAGCTTATGCCAAGTCTCAAGAGATCAAAGGTCGGGCCGATGCAATATCAACAAAAATCTATGGTGATGAATATGGACGTAATCCTGATTTCTATAACTTCTGGAAATCTATGGAGTCCTACAGTACCACCCTGCCCTCTTTGAATAAGACATTGACAACAGATATGGATTATTTCAAATATCTCTATAATTCCACAGGTAGATAAACTCTTCCTATATAAAAAACCGGGGCAGTTAAAACTGACCCCGGTTTTTTTTGATACTTTGAGTTAAACCCTTTACTTTTTCACCTTCAGATGCTTCTGGGCCAGCCAGAGATCGGCAGGTCGATTAAACCTGTTCTTACCGGACAGAATTAAATAAAGAACGAAACAGAGAAGCACATAGAAGGCATAGATACCCAGAACGATATAAGTCTGTACCAAAGAGCCTTTAAGGGCGCCATAAGCTGGCATATTAGCTGTAAGGATAATAGGAATCACCATGAGGAAGACCATCCCCGAGGCATACATGTAATCCTTGGATGCGGGTGTCTCGAACTCGGGATCGATGATTCTCAGAAGAGCAAGGCCCGTTGGCAGTGTTCCTGTAACACAGCCATAGATCAGAATGGCCCTGTAAAAACTATGATCTTCAAAGATCCGGCTGGACAGCCAGATATGAGTGACGATGGTAATAAAACCACTGATCCCGGCAACAACCAGAATGGGAATCCAATAATCCACCAATACGGCGATAGAAATGGCTCCCACCGAAGCGGCTACCATAAAATCGACGGAAAAACCGGCCACTCGCGTCAGCCTCTGATCATCTACAATGTATTCCAGATTCAGGATGACCAGAATTTTTTTCACAACCATGGCCATGACGGCAGAAAAGATAAACATGATTCCCCAGAGGTTCACAGCCAGTTCAGATCCCAGAGGACCGGCAAAAGCCAGGAGCCAGGACAGAAGGCGTAGAAACAGGTAGCTGAGCAGATAGGTACCCAGAATCATGGCGGCATTGAAAGACAAGGGGTCGATGGCTTCGGTGGAAGTCTTATTTGACACCATTTCGCCGGGTGCCTCCTCCCCTCTTTTCACAACACCTGCACGGACAGTCGCTTTATCCAGACCGGACATCTGTTCGGGATAGATCCATTTCTTTTTGAGACCGAAATTAATCAGAAAAATCCCCCCGAAACAGGCTAGCAGAAACCCGAGAGCACCAAAAGTGAGACCAACCGAAGCCAGTCCTTCAAAACCCAGATCTTCCCAACCGCTTCCGATGGCAAAGGCCTGGCCTGGTCCCAGTGAAAATCCGAGAGTAGCGAAGAGGCCGAAACCGGGAAAGAGATTCGGAAACACGGTGTGTATCATAATGAGGGTCAGGACTGTCCCGACAAAGCACTGCAACCCGTATTGGGCGACAAGAGATGTGGCCATTGAAAACACGGCTTTTCTGTCTGACTTAACCTTTTTTCCAACGCGAAGAATCATGGCGATAAATGAAATATTCAGAAAATGAAAAACCATGTTTCCAAGAGAAAGGGTGGTCCAGCCCCAAAGGGGTCCTATCCAATTGTAAAATATCAGGAGAATAAATCCTGCAGTCAGAGAATTGGGTATCAGATATTTCTGAAAAAAACTGATTTTTGACCGGATCAGTGTTCCCAATAATAAGGCGATGGAGATAATGCCGAGATCAATAATAAAAGTCCAATGAAAATTCACGAGTGCCTCCTGTAGCCATTGACACAATACACCTTTAATTTACAACAGAAAAGGCATTTTTGTCAAAAAAAAAGGTCCCAGTCTCCTTTTGGGAGACTGGGACCTTTGCTCAGGATTTACACTGAGAGAATGAATTAAACCTTATCGTCGGGGATCTCTTTTTCTTCATCCCCTTCCATGGTCAGAGGCACTTCCCTTGTGAAGGGAGACTCTGATTTATGATCCGAATTGACCTGGGGGGGTTCATTACTTTCAGCCAGCTCTCTCGCCTTATTCCGTGCGATGATGGCATCGTTCCGTTTCTGTCCTGTCATGGCGGCCCGTTCTGTGACCTTCATGTCCCGTTTCTTTCGGGTGACAAGTTCGTTGGCGCCGGTATCATTGGTTCTAATGATCTCCAGAAATTCCTCGTTGCTGATCACTTCTTCATCCATCAGATGATCGGTCACCTTCTGCAGGAGATCTCTGTGTTTTGTCAGCATATCTACAACCACCTTGTAACGCTCTTCCATAAGCCTGGATATTTCTTCATCGATGTACTGCTGGGTCTGTTCAGAATATTCTTTCTGCGGTCCACTGCCGTCAAGGTAACTGCCGCTCCGTCTTGTGAGAGCCATATTCTTGAAGCGTGCACTCATGCCGTATTCGGTAATCATGTTGCGGGCGATATCCGTACTCTTCATGATATCATTGGATGCACCGGTTGAGATCATATTGAAGACAATTTCCTCCGCAGCCCGTCCTCCCAGAAGGATATCTATCCGCCCGATCAGTTCATCCTGAGTCATAAGAAAACGGTCTTCCGTCGGGGTCTGAAGGGTATACCCCAGGGCTCCCATACCTCGGGGAACAATGGATATCTTATGCACTGGATCGGCATCCGGTGTAAAAGCGGCCACCAAGGCATGTCCTGTCTCATGATAGGCCACGATTTCCCGCTCCCTGGGATTGATCAGACGGTTCTTTTTCTCAAGACCGGCAATGGTTTTTTCAATGGCCTCATCCAGGTCCTTATGAGTCACTGCCTTCCGTCCTCCCCGCACAGCCAGAAGGGCGGCTTCATTGACGATATTGGCAAGGTCAGCACCAACAAAACCGGGTGTGGCCTTGGCGACATTTTTTAATTCAACCGAGGGGTCCAGTGTGACTCCGACGGTATGGATTTTCAATATGGCTTCCCGT
Protein-coding sequences here:
- a CDS encoding peptidoglycan bridge formation glycyltransferase FemA/FemB family protein — protein: MAVLIAERISLEELSSRAETAGFLQTAFWAKQKASFGWKAEAIRWNRGEKEGVLLILIRSLPAGLSLAYVPGGPPASAGQEDRDSFLVELSMELRGILPLGCFFIRYDLPEYSTFDTLAPVFPDILKKAPLDIQPPDTVVLDLREGYDALLPGMHKKTRYNIRLAAKKGVTVEIAGADRLKEWYELYRITALRDKIGIHPLSYYENLFSLLSDNKQARLKLFLAYSEAELLAGIIVLFHQKEAVYLYGASSNEKRNLMPAYALQSAALQEACRRGCTSYDMFGIPPSEDPDHPMAGLYRFKTGFGGEIRHRPGAWDYPYSRLIYLFYRLLEAARKYYYKSWKKR
- the metG gene encoding methionine--tRNA ligase, with protein sequence MKRRLVTSALPYVNNIPHLGNLIQVLSADVFARFCRQYGYETLYVCGTDEYGTATETKALEEGVTPRELCDRFHKVHADIYKWFNIEFDYFGRTSTPEQTEIVQGLFKKIDDAGLINEKTIEQLFCNSCDRFLADRYVHGTCPHCESINARGDQCEDCGKLLEPIELIEPRCGTCGATPELKNTSHLYIDLPAVLPKLEAWMEEASVDGFWARNAIQMTKSWIRDGLKERAITRDLKWGIPVPKEGFEDKVFYVWFDAPIGYISISACYTPEWKSWWQNPENVKLFQFIGKDNIPFHTVIFPSTLLGSGENWTMLHHMSSSEYLNYENTKFSKSKGIGVFGNDCQDTGIPADVWRFYIFYNRPEKSDTQFTWKDFQEKVNSELIGNLGNLVNRTLTFTNRFYDGKIPEGKVDEALWKDISEREAVITSKLDRAELRDAFKEMLYLSSLGNKAFQEGEPWRTRNDDPEAAASLLMNLLYLVRDLAILVHPYLPGTSDRIASQLGLRDLKWEHLCEMKGVGTIGQPEILFKKLEDDFVEEQILRFAGSQADRTAAGAEDNPESNFRAVIDLRVAKILKVDQHPEADKLYVITLDGGEAESRTICSGLVGHYSIDELEGRNIILAFNLKPAKLRGIKSNGMLLAAENKEHMEVLFSASGQPGDRVLLEGDNSDLTAPGKKIKVDRFFEGPILVKDHAVMVGETALCISGQPVRTEKVVNGEVG
- the hflK gene encoding FtsH protease activity modulator HflK, translating into MPERDVSPEKGKINLPMKPKYIWIILIVVIAAFSIMSGVYVVDQTEEAVVLTLGKYNRTTGAGLQYKIPLGVERAYKVPTKVIQTMQFGFRTDSAGINTVYSKNDYSNESLMLTGDLNIVDVSWIIQYRIVDPQAWLFNVNNKEKTIRDISQSVVNLLVGDRAILNVIGSERISIEDQSIQMLQAVMDDYGMGIQVTTVKLQNIVPPVGEVQDAFEDVNKAIQDMNRLINEGKEAYNKEIPKATGQAQQLIQVAEGYATERVNKANGDTARFSAVLTEYNKNPSITRDRLYYEMIDEVLKKGNPVDIVDKNLKNFVPFKAIGGQTGGVQ
- the hflC gene encoding protease modulator HflC yields the protein MNSSIKILLVAVVLFILVAFMGPFYIVPEGEQAIVTRFGKIVKAETDAGLKFRVPFVDNVSRYSKRILSWDGDPKRLPTSENQFIWVDTTARWIISDPAKFYESVTSMNQAYARLDDVIDSAVRTIIAQNPLAESVRSTDQIRKSSVKTQAAQVITDEEGNGPNFSITTGTNFSKIKKGRQIISDQIQTRAKILTPEYGIKLIDVVIRQIRYSDDLTQSVYARMITERNQIAQAYRSYGEGQKAEWMGKLEREQKSILSGAYAKSQEIKGRADAISTKIYGDEYGRNPDFYNFWKSMESYSTTLPSLNKTLTTDMDYFKYLYNSTGR
- a CDS encoding sodium:glutamate symporter, which codes for MNFHWTFIIDLGIISIALLLGTLIRSKISFFQKYLIPNSLTAGFILLIFYNWIGPLWGWTTLSLGNMVFHFLNISFIAMILRVGKKVKSDRKAVFSMATSLVAQYGLQCFVGTVLTLIMIHTVFPNLFPGFGLFATLGFSLGPGQAFAIGSGWEDLGFEGLASVGLTFGALGFLLACFGGIFLINFGLKKKWIYPEQMSGLDKATVRAGVVKRGEEAPGEMVSNKTSTEAIDPLSFNAAMILGTYLLSYLFLRLLSWLLAFAGPLGSELAVNLWGIMFIFSAVMAMVVKKILVILNLEYIVDDQRLTRVAGFSVDFMVAASVGAISIAVLVDYWIPILVVAGISGFITIVTHIWLSSRIFEDHSFYRAILIYGCVTGTLPTGLALLRIIDPEFETPASKDYMYASGMVFLMVIPIILTANMPAYGALKGSLVQTYIVLGIYAFYVLLCFVLYLILSGKNRFNRPADLWLAQKHLKVKK